Below is a window of Brachyspira hampsonii DNA.
ATTTCTAAAATACTAAAGTTTCCTAATACATGCTTAATATATTCTGTAAACATAAAATAATATCCAAATAATAAGTATTATATAAACATTAATATTATCGAAAAAAACACTAATAATTACAGTTTATATATCTATATCAGCATATATTTCAAATTCATTTTTTGAATACAATGCTATGGAATCTTTTGAAACGCTTATAATTTCATCTATGAATTTTTTTGTGTTATAATCAAGGTCAGAAGAAAAATATTCCAATACCATATCTAAATTCATTCCGCTTATTAAACAGATATTATCATTCTTTCTATAAAATCTGCTAGCTATATTGAAAGGAGTTCCTCCATATAGATCTGTCATTATTAAAATTTTATTATTTTTGTATTTTTCCAATAATTCTTTTAATTGACTTTCTATCTGGGAGAAAGTATTATCTGCCTGCAAATTTATTACATCATAATCTGATAAATCACCTAGTATAATTTTGGCAGATTCAATAAATGTGGATGCTAAATTGCCATGACCCATTAATATTAAATTAGGTTTCATAATCAATACTCCATTCACAGTTTATTACCTTTATATTATAAATATAATAATTGTTTTGTATTATTCAAGTTTTATTAGAAAAAAATTTACTTATAAAACATTTTGTATATAGTAATTTTACATTATATTAAATATATGATTATTTATTAATTAGTACCTAAATACTTTTTCACTAACATCTCATAGAATCCGTTAGTCATTATTTGTGATATAGCCTTATTTACTTCGTTTATAAATATATTTTCTTCTTTTCTGAAAGCTATGGCATAATCTTCTTGAGGGTATTTTATTGTATTTACAAGTTTTATACTTTTATCATAGCTAAGAAAATGCTTACATGTTTCTTTATCAAAAACAGCAGCATCCATATTTCCAACTTTTAATGATAGTATTATACTGCTTCCTGTGTCGAATCTTTCTATTTCTATTCCATCTTTTGCAGAAATCATATTATCGGCTACAGTATCTCTTATAACACCTACTTTTTTCCCTATTAAATCTTCTTCTGTCTTTATTGATTCATTATCTGCTCTTACTAATACGGCCTGACTTGATGTATAATATTTATCAGAAAATGTAAGATATTTTTTTCTTTCTTCTGTTACACTCATTCCTGCTATAATCATATCTATTTTTTTAGATTCTAAAGCAGGTATAAGTTCTTCAAAACGCATAGGAATAAAATTCATATTAGATCCTGATATTTTTGATATTTCTTTCATTAAATCATAATCAAATCCGCCAATATTTCCATTAGACATGTATCCGAAAGGATAATCATAAACATATATTCCTACATTTATTGCTGAATTTTTAATATACTCTTCATTGTTGGTAAAATTTTCGTACTTACTAGTTGAATTAGTACAGGATACAAATAAAATAATGCATAATGATATTAATAATATATTTTTCAATTTTTATTCCAAAAAATTTATCATTTATATAAAAGATAATTAATTGCATGAAAAAGTCAAGCAATTTTACATTAATAAAAAACATTTGCAAAAACGAACTCCCTATATTATAATATATCATCAATATAAAAGCATAATATTTTTAATATCAATCAATTTTAATAATAAGGATATATTTTAATAAATGTCATACGCTGAAAAAATTAGAAATTTTTGTATTATAGCACATGTTGACCATGGTAAAAGTACATTAGCCGACAGAATTATAGAGCATACCAAGGCAGTATCAAGCAGAGAGATGAAAGCCCAAATATTAGACTCTATGGATATAGAAAGAGAGAGAGGAATAACTATAAAAAGCCAAGCTGTAAAACTTTCTTATGAGGCTAAAGACGGAGAGGTATATACTCTTAATTTGATAGACACTCCAGGTCATGTTGATTTTAATTATGAGGTTTCCCGTTCACTTGCCGCATGCGAAGGTGCTATATTAGTGGTGGATGCTGCTCAGGGGGTAGAAGCTCAGACTATTTCTAACTTTTATCTTGCCTTTGAAAATAATTTGGAGATTGTACCTGTTATTAATAAAATAGATTTACCTGCTGCCAATATTGAGCTTTGTAAAGAACAGATGGAAAAAGAGTTTGGCGTTAATAAAGATGATGTTGTGCTTGCAAGTGCTAAAAATGATATAGGTATTGATGAAATACTTGAAGCGGTTGTTAAGATGATACCCGCACCAAAAGATAATACGGGTAAAAAAACTAGAGCATTGATATTTGATTCTTATTATGATCCTTTCCGCGGTGCTGTTATGATAGTGAGAATATTTGACGGCTCTATAAAAAAGAATGATAAACTTCTTTTAATGGAAACTAAAGCAGAGTATGAAGTTGAAGAATGCGGTACACTTTTACTTGGACTTAAATCAGCTAATGAACTTAAAAGCGGAGAGGTAGGATACATTATTGCAGGCATTAAAAATATATCTGACATAAAAATAGGAGATACTATAACGCTTGAAGAAAATCCTTCTGATGAGCCTTTAATAGGATATAAAGAAGTTCTTCCTATGGTATTTGCCGGCATATTTCCAGCTGAAGATGAAGATTATACAAGTCTTCAGAAGGCATTAGAAAAATTAAAATTAAATGATGCTTCTTTAGTGTATGATCCAGAACGCTCTATAGCTTTGGGTTTCGGATACAGATGCGGATTTTTAGGACTTTTACATTTGGAGATTGTGCAGGAAAGACTTGAAAGAGAGTTTAATCTCAATCTTGTAATAACCAGCCCTTCTGTAGAGGTAAAATTAAAACTCACAAACGGCGAAGAGAAAATTATTGATAACCCTGCAGATTTTCCTACAGCACAGTATATAGAAAAATGTTATGAACCTTTTATAAATGCTCTTATAATAGTGCCTACCGATTATTTAGGTAATATTATTTCCCTTTGTATAGACAGAAGAGGTACTCAGACATCATTAAATTATTTAGATGATAAAAGAGCAGAAATTAAATTTGATTTGCCTTTAATAGAAGTAGTATATGACTTTTATGACAAATTAAAATCCATATCAAGAGGATATGCTTCATTTGATTATGATTTTTCAGACTTCAGAGAAAGCCAAATAGAAAAAATAGATATACTTGTTCATGGTGAAGTGGTAGACGCTTTATCATTTATGGCACATAGAAGCAATGCCGAAAGCCGCGGAAGACAAATCATAGAAAAATTAAAACATCTCATTCCCAAACATATGTTTCAGATTCCATTACAGGCAGCAATAGGCGGGCGTATTATAGCACGAGAAAACATTAGTGCTTTAAGAAAAAATGTTACAGCCAAATGTTATGGAGGAGATATCACAAGAAAAAGAAAACTTCTTGAAAAACAAAAAGAAGGTAAAAAACGAATGAAAGCCATCGGAAGCGTAGAGATACCTCAGGATGCATTCATAAGCGTACTTAAAACTGATGATAATAATAAATAATTTTAAAATAAATTTATTTGATTTTTTAACGCACGGTAAACATATTTTTATTTTTTAATTTAAATTATGATTCTAATATTTTTTTATTTTAGATTT
It encodes the following:
- a CDS encoding PTS sugar transporter subunit IIA, encoding MKPNLILMGHGNLASTFIESAKIILGDLSDYDVINLQADNTFSQIESQLKELLEKYKNNKILIMTDLYGGTPFNIASRFYRKNDNICLISGMNLDMVLEYFSSDLDYNTKKFIDEIISVSKDSIALYSKNEFEIYADIDI
- a CDS encoding transporter substrate-binding domain-containing protein, which encodes MKNILLISLCIILFVSCTNSTSKYENFTNNEEYIKNSAINVGIYVYDYPFGYMSNGNIGGFDYDLMKEISKISGSNMNFIPMRFEELIPALESKKIDMIIAGMSVTEERKKYLTFSDKYYTSSQAVLVRADNESIKTEEDLIGKKVGVIRDTVADNMISAKDGIEIERFDTGSSIILSLKVGNMDAAVFDKETCKHFLSYDKSIKLVNTIKYPQEDYAIAFRKEENIFINEVNKAISQIMTNGFYEMLVKKYLGTN
- the lepA gene encoding translation elongation factor 4; the encoded protein is MSYAEKIRNFCIIAHVDHGKSTLADRIIEHTKAVSSREMKAQILDSMDIERERGITIKSQAVKLSYEAKDGEVYTLNLIDTPGHVDFNYEVSRSLAACEGAILVVDAAQGVEAQTISNFYLAFENNLEIVPVINKIDLPAANIELCKEQMEKEFGVNKDDVVLASAKNDIGIDEILEAVVKMIPAPKDNTGKKTRALIFDSYYDPFRGAVMIVRIFDGSIKKNDKLLLMETKAEYEVEECGTLLLGLKSANELKSGEVGYIIAGIKNISDIKIGDTITLEENPSDEPLIGYKEVLPMVFAGIFPAEDEDYTSLQKALEKLKLNDASLVYDPERSIALGFGYRCGFLGLLHLEIVQERLEREFNLNLVITSPSVEVKLKLTNGEEKIIDNPADFPTAQYIEKCYEPFINALIIVPTDYLGNIISLCIDRRGTQTSLNYLDDKRAEIKFDLPLIEVVYDFYDKLKSISRGYASFDYDFSDFRESQIEKIDILVHGEVVDALSFMAHRSNAESRGRQIIEKLKHLIPKHMFQIPLQAAIGGRIIARENISALRKNVTAKCYGGDITRKRKLLEKQKEGKKRMKAIGSVEIPQDAFISVLKTDDNNK